From the genome of Triticum aestivum cultivar Chinese Spring chromosome 3B, IWGSC CS RefSeq v2.1, whole genome shotgun sequence, one region includes:
- the LOC123070388 gene encoding probable cytokinin riboside 5'-monophosphate phosphoribohydrolase LOGL1, translating into MPPSFEASPPDTLRDNTRHRVEERTEPKHLSSTTTLNPILPPRTREETSQAMGDTAAPAAAPPRKFGRICVFCGSNSGNRAVFGDTALELGQGLVTRGVDLVYGGGSIGLMGLIAQTVLDGGCRVLGVIPRALMPLEISGASVGEVKIVSDMHERKAEMARQADAFIALPGGYGTMEELLEMITWSQLGIHDKPVGLLNVDGYYDPLLALFDKGAAEGFIKADCRQIIVSAPTAHELLTKMEQYTRSHREVASRTSWEMTELGYGKAAPEPEEEASC; encoded by the exons ATGCCGCCTTCATTTGAAGCTTCTCCCCCAGATACTCTACGAGATAACACACGGCATCGGGTAGAAGAACGAACCGAACCCAAACACCTCTCCTCCACGACGACTCTTAACCCCATCCTCCCGCCCCGCACCCGAGAGGAAACAAGCCAGGCCATGGGCGACACCGCCGCGCCCGCGGCCGCGCCGCCGAGGAAGTTCGGCAGGATCTGCGTCTTCTGCGGCAGCAACTCCGGCAATCGCGCGGTGTTCGGCGACACGGCGCTCGAGCTCGGCCAGGGGCTG GTGACGAGGGGGGTTGATCTGGTCTATGGCGGGGGCAGCATCGGGTTGATGGGCCTGATCGCGCAGACGGTTCTGGATGGCGGCTGCCGTGTCCTCGG GGTGATTCCCAGAGCACTCATGCCCCTTGAG ATCTCTGGTGCAAGTGTTGGAGAAGTAAAGATAGTCTCTGACATGCATGAGAGGAAAGCTGAGATGGCGCGACAAGCTGATGCATTCATTGCTCTTCCGG GAGGGTATGGAACAATGGAGGAGTTGTTAGAGATGATCACATGGTCGCAGCTCGGAATCCATGACAAACCA GTTGGCTTGCTAAACGTCGACGGGTACTATGATCCGTTACTTGCGCTGTTCGACAAGGGCGCGGCAGAAGGTTTTATTAAGGCCGATTGCAGGCAGATAATCGTGTCGGCGCCAACTGCCCACGAACTGCTGACGAAAATGGAG CAATACACCCGTTCACACCGGGAGGTGGCGTCGCGGACGAGCTGGGAGATGACCGAGCTGGGCTACGGGAAAGCTGCACcagagccggaggaggaggcgtcGTGCTGA